The following proteins come from a genomic window of Dreissena polymorpha isolate Duluth1 chromosome 1, UMN_Dpol_1.0, whole genome shotgun sequence:
- the LOC127844083 gene encoding uncharacterized protein LOC127844083 isoform X1 encodes MVSHTRRCRRWRYHRRLKSSGIETLRSILTSRATCPHIRTPGTRTPSGIRARTNRNRNPPTTRISNGSATYRSRFEEATLRRDEYNETLPSRPREPPYEREFEMNGDYRRERGRATDRGRQNGTRYPADNAEKMLAQFDDLVADGQELNPEELTKAVCNKCYNSNMCMNRLGCGHQYCDDCMARMPGSDGPFRDTVRWYFSCPLDNKRTSEAKVVRTDPFGRRLMKFHDVGYFKTT; translated from the exons ATGGTCAGTCATACACGAAGGTGCCGACGGTGGAGGTATCACCGGCGTTTGAAGAGTTCCGGAATCGAGACTTTGAGAAGTATTCTTACTTCCCGCGCGACCTGTCCCCATATCCGGACACCCGGGACCCGAACCCCTTCCGGAATCCGCGCCCGTACCAACCGGAACCGGAACCCTCCTACAACAAGAATATCGAACGGATCGGCGACATACCGGAGCCGTTTTGAAGAAGCTACACTCCGACGGGATGAGTATAAT GAGACCCTACCGTCTCGTCCGCGCGAGCCCCCATACGAGCGGGAGTTCGAAATGAATGGAGACTATCGGCGGGAGCGCGGCCGGGCCACCGACCGGGGGCGGCAGAACGGGACACGCTACCCGGCGGACAATGCGGAGAAAATGCTGGCGCAATTCGACGACCTGGTGGCAGACGGACAGGAACTGAACCCCGAGGAGCTTACCAAGGCCGTTTGCAACAAATGTTACAACTCAAACATG TGCATGAATCGCCTCGGCTGCGGGCACCAGTACTGCGATGATTGCATGGCGCGCATGCCCGGCTCGGACGGCCCCTTCCGTGACACGGTGAGATGGTACTTCAGTTGCCCTCTCGACAACAAGCGGACGTCAGAGGCCAAGGTCGTCCGAACCGATCCGTTTGGGCGAAGACTG
- the LOC127844083 gene encoding uncharacterized protein LOC127844083 isoform X2, producing MVSHTRRCRRWRYHRRLKSSGIETLRSILTSRATCPHIRTPGTRTPSGIRARTNRNRNPPTTRISNGSATYRSRFEEATLRRDEYNETLPSRPREPPYEREFEMNGDYRRERGRATDRGRQNGTRYPADNAEKMLAQFDDLVADGQELNPEELTKAVCNKCYNSNMCMNRLGCGHQYCDDCMARMPGSDGPFRDTVRWYFSCPLDNKRTSEAKVVRTDPFGRRLEIRPSSR from the exons ATGGTCAGTCATACACGAAGGTGCCGACGGTGGAGGTATCACCGGCGTTTGAAGAGTTCCGGAATCGAGACTTTGAGAAGTATTCTTACTTCCCGCGCGACCTGTCCCCATATCCGGACACCCGGGACCCGAACCCCTTCCGGAATCCGCGCCCGTACCAACCGGAACCGGAACCCTCCTACAACAAGAATATCGAACGGATCGGCGACATACCGGAGCCGTTTTGAAGAAGCTACACTCCGACGGGATGAGTATAAT GAGACCCTACCGTCTCGTCCGCGCGAGCCCCCATACGAGCGGGAGTTCGAAATGAATGGAGACTATCGGCGGGAGCGCGGCCGGGCCACCGACCGGGGGCGGCAGAACGGGACACGCTACCCGGCGGACAATGCGGAGAAAATGCTGGCGCAATTCGACGACCTGGTGGCAGACGGACAGGAACTGAACCCCGAGGAGCTTACCAAGGCCGTTTGCAACAAATGTTACAACTCAAACATG TGCATGAATCGCCTCGGCTGCGGGCACCAGTACTGCGATGATTGCATGGCGCGCATGCCCGGCTCGGACGGCCCCTTCCGTGACACGGTGAGATGGTACTTCAGTTGCCCTCTCGACAACAAGCGGACGTCAGAGGCCAAGGTCGTCCGAACCGATCCGTTTGGGCGAAGACTG GAGATAAGGCCCAGCAGTCGTTAA
- the LOC127844083 gene encoding uncharacterized protein LOC127844083 isoform X3, with product MVSHTRRCRRWRYHRRLKSSGIETLRSILTSRATCPHIRTPGTRTPSGIRARTNRNRNPPTTRISNGSATYRSRFEEATLRRDEYNETLPSRPREPPYEREFEMNGDYRRERGRATDRGRQNGTRYPADNAEKMLAQFDDLVADGQELNPEELTKAVCNKCYNSNMCMNRLGCGHQYCDDCMARMPGSDGPFRDTVRWYFSCPLDNKRTSEAKVVRTDPFGRRLAISYV from the exons ATGGTCAGTCATACACGAAGGTGCCGACGGTGGAGGTATCACCGGCGTTTGAAGAGTTCCGGAATCGAGACTTTGAGAAGTATTCTTACTTCCCGCGCGACCTGTCCCCATATCCGGACACCCGGGACCCGAACCCCTTCCGGAATCCGCGCCCGTACCAACCGGAACCGGAACCCTCCTACAACAAGAATATCGAACGGATCGGCGACATACCGGAGCCGTTTTGAAGAAGCTACACTCCGACGGGATGAGTATAAT GAGACCCTACCGTCTCGTCCGCGCGAGCCCCCATACGAGCGGGAGTTCGAAATGAATGGAGACTATCGGCGGGAGCGCGGCCGGGCCACCGACCGGGGGCGGCAGAACGGGACACGCTACCCGGCGGACAATGCGGAGAAAATGCTGGCGCAATTCGACGACCTGGTGGCAGACGGACAGGAACTGAACCCCGAGGAGCTTACCAAGGCCGTTTGCAACAAATGTTACAACTCAAACATG TGCATGAATCGCCTCGGCTGCGGGCACCAGTACTGCGATGATTGCATGGCGCGCATGCCCGGCTCGGACGGCCCCTTCCGTGACACGGTGAGATGGTACTTCAGTTGCCCTCTCGACAACAAGCGGACGTCAGAGGCCAAGGTCGTCCGAACCGATCCGTTTGGGCGAAGACTG GCCATTTCGTATGTGTAA